The Vibrio navarrensis genome has a segment encoding these proteins:
- a CDS encoding diguanylate cyclase — translation MKSIPKLVLVLAIGTIALFLLYRALGDTRVLLVTPDQFTFYSNDDRLDGGVSQSEMHTHNQALDLQCQLKLENYPWPYCGISIHTDTVTKTQGLDLSNYHTVRLRLRYDAPESSEPRLRFYLRNFNLVYSTAEQEYSYKYNGVEFSVVQGAQTIEIPLANLQVMSWWLSDNKIPIVESGPEFTNIVRIDLATGSGARLGHHHLQVESIEFEGAYLAKETLLTTLLFSWVLLGLAFSLNELRKSKRAFREVRARQLHLKKLNADLRAQNYEFAELAHRDALTGAMNRHAVRDWLNQTARQVRWGQESLSLLYLDLDKFKHINDRYGHQMGDDILREFVMVVASLLEGDERLVRWGGEEFVVFCPGIHLHQASEKAERLRRHIAQHIWLHGGLLTCSIGVAEMGAERITEVLARADEALYQAKHRGRNRVEVNYGNTAASA, via the coding sequence ATGAAATCGATCCCTAAACTGGTGCTTGTCTTGGCAATAGGTACCATAGCGCTGTTTTTGCTCTATCGGGCGCTAGGCGATACACGCGTACTCCTCGTCACACCGGATCAATTCACTTTTTATTCCAATGATGATCGCCTCGATGGGGGAGTCAGCCAGTCGGAAATGCACACCCACAACCAAGCCCTCGATCTGCAATGTCAACTCAAACTGGAAAACTACCCGTGGCCTTATTGTGGTATTTCCATTCACACCGATACGGTGACAAAAACACAAGGGCTTGATCTTTCAAACTATCATACAGTCAGACTACGGCTTCGCTATGATGCACCGGAGAGTAGCGAGCCTCGACTGCGCTTCTATTTGCGCAACTTCAATCTGGTCTATTCGACGGCAGAGCAAGAGTACAGCTATAAATACAACGGCGTGGAGTTTAGTGTCGTGCAAGGCGCGCAGACGATTGAAATTCCTCTGGCTAACTTGCAAGTGATGAGCTGGTGGCTGTCAGACAACAAAATTCCGATTGTCGAATCGGGGCCGGAGTTCACTAACATTGTGCGCATCGACTTAGCGACGGGTTCGGGGGCACGCTTGGGTCATCACCATCTGCAAGTCGAAAGTATCGAGTTTGAAGGCGCTTATCTTGCGAAAGAGACGCTGCTTACCACGTTGCTTTTTTCTTGGGTGTTGCTCGGCTTGGCCTTTTCACTCAATGAACTGCGTAAAAGCAAACGAGCCTTTCGTGAGGTGCGTGCACGTCAATTACACTTGAAAAAGCTCAACGCCGATTTACGCGCGCAAAATTATGAGTTTGCCGAGCTGGCGCACCGCGACGCTTTGACCGGAGCGATGAACCGTCATGCAGTGCGTGATTGGCTCAATCAAACCGCTCGACAAGTGCGTTGGGGGCAAGAGTCTTTGTCGCTGCTTTATCTCGATCTTGATAAATTCAAACACATCAATGACCGCTATGGACATCAGATGGGGGATGACATTCTCCGTGAGTTTGTCATGGTGGTCGCCAGTTTGCTCGAAGGCGATGAACGGTTAGTCCGCTGGGGCGGCGAAGAATTTGTCGTGTTTTGCCCGGGTATCCATTTGCATCAAGCGAGTGAAAAGGCGGAGCGCTTGCGTCGTCATATTGCACAGCATATTTGGTTACATGGTGGGCTGCTGACGTGCAGTATAGGTGTGGCGGAAATGGGCGCAGAGCGGATAACCGAGGTGTTGGCACGTGCGGATGAAGCGCTTTATCAGGCCAAGCACCGCGGGCGTAATCGGGTAGAAGTGAACTACGGCAATACCGCCGCCTCTGCATAA
- a CDS encoding DUF2797 domain-containing protein, with the protein MSKQITGTLDKLRATLDGVVSYRLPVGEEEIELNRLIGQPIRLTYTGNIFCSSCGKKTKKSYAQGHCYVCMSKLASCDMCIMKPETCHYAAGTCREPEWAQSHCMVDHFVYLSNTSSLKVGITRHTQIPTRWIDQGATQGLPILKVKTRHISGLLEVELAKHIADKTNWRALLKGDGQPLDLAEQANVLLPLLEEKIAQVKAEFGEESVEVVHDSLTSLAYPVEHYPTKITSHNFDKEPQVSGILQGIKGQYLILDTGVINIRKFTSYEVEFEG; encoded by the coding sequence ATGTCAAAGCAAATCACCGGCACGCTGGATAAACTGCGTGCGACCCTCGACGGCGTTGTGTCCTACCGCCTCCCGGTCGGAGAGGAAGAAATTGAACTCAACCGCCTGATTGGCCAACCTATTCGCCTCACTTATACCGGCAATATTTTTTGTAGTTCATGCGGCAAAAAAACCAAGAAAAGCTACGCACAAGGCCACTGCTATGTCTGTATGAGCAAACTGGCCAGTTGCGATATGTGCATTATGAAGCCAGAAACCTGCCATTACGCGGCGGGCACTTGTCGCGAGCCTGAGTGGGCACAGAGTCACTGCATGGTGGATCATTTCGTTTATCTTTCTAACACCTCCAGCCTCAAAGTGGGCATCACACGTCATACGCAAATTCCGACCCGCTGGATTGACCAAGGGGCGACGCAAGGCTTGCCAATATTGAAGGTAAAAACTCGTCATATTTCCGGTTTGCTTGAAGTGGAACTGGCGAAGCACATCGCCGATAAAACCAACTGGCGTGCCCTTCTTAAAGGTGATGGCCAACCACTCGATCTCGCCGAGCAAGCCAACGTATTGTTGCCGTTGCTGGAAGAGAAAATCGCTCAGGTAAAAGCCGAGTTTGGTGAAGAGAGCGTTGAAGTCGTGCATGACAGCTTGACCTCTCTGGCGTATCCGGTTGAGCACTACCCAACCAAGATCACATCGCACAACTTTGATAAAGAGCCACAAGTGAGCGGCATTTTGCAGGGAATTAAAGGGCAATACCTGATTTTAGATACTGGCGTTATCAATATTCGCAAGTTCACATCTTACGAAGTGGAATTCGAAGGCTAG
- a CDS encoding cysteine desulfurase-like protein, whose protein sequence is MNFNLEQVRGQFSALHQYHNDKPVTFFDGPGGSQVPQSVLDAMIGYLGHYNSNLGGHYFSSQITVDVMAQARQSAQALLNAPSADNIVFGANMTSLTFQLSRAISRDWQAGDEVIVTALDHYSNVSSWQQAAQDKGAIVHQVRVNESDCTLDMAHLEQLLNEKTRLVAVTYASNTTGSIVDVERVVELAHSVGAQVYVDAVHYLPHHLVDVQALGCDFLACSAYKFFGPHVGIAFVAEPWLQSLQPYKVEPATNVGPGRFETGTQSFEGLAGVTASVEYLAQFGEPHLPLRQRLVQSYAQYNLHEERLSQHFLQRLSALDGATLYGINDSASDKRTPTFAVRFAQYPPGFIAKTLGEHNICVWNGHFYALGLVRQLGLEESGGVIRIGCMHYNTVEEIDLLFNVLESILDQ, encoded by the coding sequence ATGAACTTCAATCTTGAGCAAGTTCGCGGACAGTTTTCCGCGCTGCATCAGTACCACAATGATAAACCGGTGACCTTCTTTGATGGTCCGGGCGGCTCTCAAGTGCCGCAATCGGTGCTGGATGCGATGATTGGTTATCTGGGTCATTACAACTCCAACTTAGGCGGGCACTATTTTTCTAGCCAGATCACGGTGGATGTGATGGCGCAGGCGCGCCAATCCGCGCAAGCATTGCTCAATGCCCCCAGTGCCGACAACATTGTGTTTGGCGCGAACATGACTTCGCTGACTTTCCAATTGAGCCGTGCCATCAGCCGTGATTGGCAGGCGGGCGACGAAGTGATTGTCACCGCCTTGGATCACTACTCCAACGTATCGAGCTGGCAGCAAGCGGCGCAAGACAAAGGGGCCATTGTGCATCAAGTGCGAGTCAACGAGTCAGACTGCACGCTCGACATGGCGCATCTTGAGCAATTGCTCAATGAGAAAACGCGTTTGGTGGCAGTTACTTATGCCTCAAATACTACGGGTTCGATTGTGGATGTCGAGCGGGTGGTTGAGTTAGCACATTCGGTGGGCGCGCAGGTTTACGTGGATGCGGTGCATTATCTGCCACACCACTTGGTCGATGTGCAGGCACTTGGCTGTGATTTCCTTGCTTGCTCGGCGTATAAATTCTTCGGCCCGCACGTTGGCATCGCGTTTGTGGCAGAGCCTTGGCTGCAATCACTACAACCTTACAAAGTGGAACCTGCCACCAATGTTGGCCCTGGCCGTTTTGAAACGGGCACCCAGAGTTTTGAAGGCTTGGCGGGTGTGACGGCGTCGGTGGAGTATCTGGCGCAGTTTGGCGAGCCGCATCTGCCGTTGCGCCAGCGTTTAGTGCAGAGTTACGCGCAATACAATCTGCATGAAGAGCGCCTCAGCCAGCACTTTTTACAGCGTTTAAGTGCGTTAGATGGCGCGACCTTATACGGCATCAACGACAGTGCAAGCGACAAACGTACTCCGACGTTTGCAGTGCGTTTTGCGCAATATCCACCGGGTTTTATCGCCAAGACCTTGGGTGAGCACAACATTTGTGTGTGGAATGGCCACTTCTACGCATTGGGTTTGGTTCGTCAGCTTGGTTTAGAAGAGAGCGGTGGCGTGATCCGCATTGGTTGTATGCACTACAACACCGTTGAAGAGATCGATCTGCTGTTTAACGTGTTGGAAAGTATTCTCGATCAGTAG
- a CDS encoding 2OG-Fe dioxygenase family protein, with protein sequence MMLHSHENTLHLTQLSRQAIEQLSPSFATLPHTEHADGKYRLRRYSVVQMKQGKLIDLQKSNFVQSSDINRFQGDVTRQFEPIESHTLHSEGFCEMCQLFAHKNNLRDGQEIEIHQIRITAIYDQTEVAPEGVHQDGFDHIAIVGIGRNNIEGGDILLYSDFHAEPFFRKVLENGEVAMLADSKLWHNAKPIRALENAHEGYMDVFVLTAKGAAHELQS encoded by the coding sequence ATGATGCTACATTCGCACGAGAACACTTTACATTTAACCCAACTGAGCCGCCAAGCGATCGAACAACTCTCTCCCTCGTTCGCGACCTTGCCGCATACGGAACATGCCGATGGAAAGTACCGTCTGCGTCGCTATTCTGTCGTGCAGATGAAGCAAGGAAAGTTGATCGATTTGCAGAAGAGTAACTTTGTGCAGAGTTCGGATATCAATCGTTTTCAAGGCGATGTGACCCGGCAGTTCGAGCCGATCGAGTCGCACACTTTACACAGTGAAGGTTTTTGCGAAATGTGTCAGCTCTTTGCCCATAAAAATAATCTGCGCGATGGGCAGGAAATTGAAATCCATCAGATCCGTATCACCGCCATTTACGACCAAACCGAAGTGGCGCCAGAAGGGGTGCACCAAGACGGTTTTGATCACATCGCTATTGTCGGCATCGGCCGCAATAACATCGAAGGCGGTGATATTCTGCTGTATAGCGACTTCCACGCCGAGCCTTTCTTTAGAAAAGTGCTAGAAAATGGCGAAGTGGCTATGCTGGCAGACAGCAAGTTGTGGCACAACGCCAAACCGATCCGCGCTCTGGAAAACGCGCATGAAGGGTATATGGACGTGTTTGTGTTGACTGCCAAAGGGGCTGCACATGAACTTCAATCTTGA
- the trxB gene encoding thioredoxin-disulfide reductase, protein MSDVKHCKLLILGSGPAGYTAAVYAARANLNPVLITGMQQGGQLTTTTEVENWPGDAEGLTGPALMDRMKEHAERFETEIIFDHINQVELTSRPFRLKGDSGEYTCDALIISTGASAKYLGLDSEEAFKGRGVSACATCDGFFYRNQKVAVVGGGNTAVEEALYLSNIAAEVHLIHRRDSFRAEKILINRLMDKVQNGNIVLHTDRVLDEVLGDEMGVTGVRIKNVHSGEFEEVDVMGTFIAIGHQPNTQIFQDQLEMKDGYIVVKSGLEGNATQTSIEGVFAAGDVMDHNYRQAITSAGTGCMAALDAERYLDSLNDK, encoded by the coding sequence ATGAGCGACGTAAAACACTGTAAATTATTAATTCTTGGGTCTGGTCCTGCGGGGTACACCGCCGCGGTTTACGCAGCTCGAGCCAACTTAAACCCAGTGCTGATTACTGGGATGCAACAAGGTGGTCAGCTCACTACCACCACTGAAGTGGAAAACTGGCCGGGCGATGCGGAAGGACTCACTGGCCCTGCTCTGATGGATCGCATGAAAGAGCATGCAGAACGCTTTGAAACTGAAATCATCTTTGATCACATTAACCAAGTTGAACTAACTTCTCGTCCATTCCGTCTTAAAGGCGACTCTGGCGAGTACACTTGTGATGCACTGATCATCTCAACCGGCGCATCAGCCAAATACCTAGGTTTAGACTCTGAAGAAGCCTTTAAAGGTCGCGGTGTTTCGGCTTGTGCCACCTGTGATGGTTTCTTCTACCGCAATCAAAAAGTTGCGGTGGTGGGCGGCGGCAATACCGCAGTTGAAGAAGCGCTTTATCTGTCAAACATCGCTGCTGAAGTGCACCTTATTCACCGTCGTGATTCCTTCCGCGCAGAGAAAATCCTCATCAATCGTCTGATGGACAAAGTGCAAAATGGCAATATCGTGCTGCATACTGACCGCGTGCTGGATGAAGTGCTCGGCGATGAGATGGGTGTGACAGGCGTGCGCATCAAAAACGTTCACTCTGGCGAGTTCGAAGAAGTTGACGTCATGGGCACGTTTATCGCGATTGGCCACCAGCCAAACACGCAGATTTTCCAAGATCAGCTTGAGATGAAAGATGGTTACATCGTGGTGAAATCAGGTTTGGAAGGTAACGCGACCCAAACCAGCATCGAAGGTGTGTTTGCCGCTGGCGACGTGATGGATCACAACTATCGTCAAGCCATCACCTCTGCAGGCACTGGATGTATGGCAGCGCTGGATGCAGAGCGCTACCTTGATTCACTGAACGATAAATAA
- the cydD gene encoding heme ABC transporter permease/ATP-binding protein CydD has translation MDKKKQRSLNKWLKQQSKLAKRWLMIAVGLGVLSSVFLLAQAALLATILHQLIIEQVDKSQLLPQFLGLVALIALRALCSWGREIAGYRCGEQIRVYIRQLILDKLRELGPAYIKGKPAGAWATLVLEQVDNMQDFFARYLPQMSLAVLVPFVILAVVFPVNWAAGLIFLITAPLVPLFMAMVGMKAADASRKNFKALQRLSGHFYDRLQAMTTIRLFDRTQAETEIMRGASEVFRSRTMDVLRIAFLSSAVLEFFTSISIALTAVYFGFAFIGELNFGDYGAGVTLFSGLFILILAPEFYQPLRDLGTFYHAKQQAVGAAESIVDFLETEASSVRSGDKSFDHCQAIEIVARDLEVFSPQGERLVGPISFAINANQTTALVGPSGAGKTSLINAILGFLPYQGSLTINSIERSELDLAKWRKQISWVGQNPLLLHGSIRDNITLGKEQVSETQLRTALEQSFSAEFVDQHGLDYLITDRSGGLSVGQAQRLALARAMVQNGGFWLLDEPTASLDARSERLVMQGLASQIQGKTTLMVTHQLTPLQHVEQILVMQNGQLVQSGGYHELAEQAGLFKQMLNANQALHQTNKGNLDA, from the coding sequence ATGGATAAAAAGAAACAACGCAGCTTGAACAAATGGCTCAAGCAGCAGAGTAAACTGGCCAAGCGCTGGTTGATGATTGCTGTTGGCCTAGGCGTATTGTCGAGCGTGTTTTTGTTGGCCCAAGCCGCTTTGCTCGCCACCATTCTTCATCAGCTCATCATAGAGCAAGTCGATAAGTCGCAACTGCTGCCGCAATTTCTCGGCCTAGTGGCACTCATCGCACTGCGAGCTCTCTGCTCGTGGGGACGCGAGATCGCGGGTTACCGTTGTGGTGAACAGATCCGCGTTTACATTCGCCAACTGATCCTCGACAAACTGCGCGAGCTTGGCCCCGCATACATCAAGGGTAAACCTGCTGGCGCGTGGGCGACCTTAGTGCTTGAGCAAGTCGACAACATGCAGGATTTCTTCGCCCGCTATTTGCCGCAAATGTCACTGGCGGTGCTGGTGCCTTTCGTCATTTTGGCGGTGGTGTTTCCGGTCAACTGGGCCGCAGGGTTGATCTTTTTGATCACCGCGCCATTGGTGCCGCTCTTTATGGCCATGGTGGGGATGAAAGCCGCCGACGCCAGTCGCAAAAACTTCAAAGCGCTGCAACGTCTCTCGGGCCATTTTTATGATCGTTTGCAAGCAATGACCACGATCCGCCTTTTTGACCGTACCCAAGCGGAAACGGAAATCATGCGCGGCGCGTCGGAAGTGTTTCGCAGCCGCACCATGGATGTGTTGCGTATCGCTTTCCTCTCTTCGGCGGTGCTGGAGTTTTTCACCTCCATCTCTATCGCTTTGACTGCGGTCTACTTTGGTTTTGCCTTTATTGGCGAACTCAACTTTGGTGATTACGGCGCTGGAGTCACACTGTTCTCCGGGTTGTTTATCCTTATTCTCGCTCCTGAGTTCTATCAACCACTGCGCGATCTCGGTACCTTCTATCACGCCAAACAGCAAGCAGTTGGCGCGGCTGAGAGCATCGTTGACTTTCTCGAAACCGAAGCGAGCAGTGTGCGCTCTGGGGACAAAAGCTTTGACCATTGCCAAGCGATTGAGATCGTCGCTCGCGATCTAGAGGTGTTTTCACCACAAGGAGAGCGCTTAGTTGGCCCAATCAGCTTTGCCATCAACGCCAACCAAACGACAGCGCTAGTAGGCCCAAGTGGCGCTGGCAAAACCAGCTTAATCAATGCGATTCTGGGCTTTTTACCGTATCAAGGCTCACTGACCATCAACAGTATTGAGCGCAGCGAGCTCGATTTAGCCAAGTGGCGCAAACAGATCAGTTGGGTTGGACAAAATCCGCTGCTACTGCACGGCTCGATTCGCGACAACATCACGCTCGGCAAAGAGCAAGTAAGCGAAACCCAACTGCGCACCGCACTGGAACAATCGTTCTCAGCTGAGTTTGTTGACCAGCACGGATTGGATTACCTCATCACCGACCGTTCCGGTGGTCTTTCTGTTGGACAAGCTCAGCGGTTGGCACTGGCTCGAGCGATGGTGCAAAACGGTGGTTTCTGGCTTTTAGACGAACCAACAGCCAGCTTAGATGCACGCAGTGAACGGCTAGTGATGCAAGGCCTTGCCAGTCAAATTCAAGGGAAAACCACCTTGATGGTGACGCACCAATTGACACCCTTACAGCACGTCGAGCAGATCCTGGTGATGCAAAACGGCCAACTGGTTCAGTCCGGCGGTTATCATGAGCTCGCAGAGCAAGCGGGCTTATTCAAACAGATGCTTAACGCCAATCAAGCACTTCATCAAACCAACAAGGGGAATCTTGATGCGTGA
- the cydC gene encoding heme ABC transporter ATP-binding protein/permease CydC: protein MRDLVPYLKLYKKHWFGLSLGMLLAFLTLCASIGLLTLSGWFLSAAGIAGLTIARETFNYMLPGAFVRGFAMGRTAGRWGERVVSHNATFKLLTDLRIFFFSKLAPLIPGRVSNLRDADLLNRLVADIDAMDHVYLRLISPMVVGTLGIAGLTAVLCWFDMTLGLTLGAILLALLLCWPVLFYKLGKRNGAELTQHRAQLRIAALDWLQGYSELTLFGAETRYHDAIGEAQQRLMRNQYFNAHFSGLAQALLMLANGWTLVLMLWLAADGVGGNPPDPMIALVAFATMASVELLMPIAGAFQHLGQTLSSARRLNEVILSEPEVRFPAEPVAHSGEFSIAYNNVSFHYPDSEKLALQNVNLSIPAGSRIAIVGQTGSGKSTLLQLLNRYWDVQSGSIEIAGQPLMQWNESQLRQALSVVSQRVDILNGSLRDNLLMASPDASDETISQVLNKVGLDNLLEHDGLNAWLGDGGRQLSGGEKRRIGIARALLHDAPILLLDEPTEGLDKQTEQQIMQLFASHFAGKTVVFITHRLVNLDQMDSICLIEQGEVVEHGSHRELLAKQGRYYQLAQSL from the coding sequence ATGCGTGATTTAGTTCCCTACCTAAAACTGTATAAAAAACATTGGTTCGGCCTCTCGCTCGGGATGTTGCTGGCCTTTTTGACCCTGTGCGCCTCCATCGGCCTGTTAACGCTTTCTGGTTGGTTTTTATCCGCCGCAGGCATTGCCGGGCTGACCATCGCACGGGAAACATTCAACTACATGTTGCCCGGTGCGTTTGTACGCGGCTTTGCCATGGGTCGCACTGCTGGGCGTTGGGGCGAGCGCGTTGTTAGCCACAATGCTACCTTTAAGCTTTTGACTGACTTGAGAATTTTCTTTTTCTCCAAGCTGGCACCGCTTATCCCCGGCCGCGTATCTAACCTGCGTGACGCCGATCTGCTCAACCGCTTGGTGGCCGATATCGATGCGATGGATCACGTCTATCTGCGCCTTATCAGCCCTATGGTGGTCGGTACGCTGGGCATTGCTGGCCTCACTGCGGTGCTGTGCTGGTTTGATATGACACTCGGCCTCACACTAGGGGCCATTTTGCTGGCGCTACTGCTCTGCTGGCCAGTGCTGTTTTACAAGCTGGGCAAACGCAACGGCGCAGAACTTACCCAACATCGCGCGCAATTGCGTATCGCCGCGCTTGACTGGTTACAAGGTTACAGCGAGCTAACACTGTTTGGCGCAGAAACGCGTTATCACGACGCCATTGGCGAGGCACAGCAACGCTTGATGCGTAATCAGTACTTCAATGCCCATTTTTCTGGGTTGGCTCAAGCGCTTTTGATGCTGGCCAACGGCTGGACATTAGTACTGATGCTTTGGTTAGCCGCCGATGGAGTTGGGGGTAATCCACCTGATCCAATGATCGCTTTAGTCGCCTTTGCCACCATGGCGAGCGTTGAACTGCTGATGCCGATTGCGGGCGCATTCCAACACCTTGGCCAGACGCTTTCATCCGCGCGCAGGCTCAACGAAGTGATCTTGTCAGAACCGGAAGTACGCTTCCCTGCCGAACCGGTGGCGCACAGCGGCGAATTCTCGATTGCCTACAACAATGTCTCATTCCACTACCCAGACAGCGAAAAACTGGCGCTGCAAAACGTCAATCTGTCTATCCCTGCGGGTTCAAGAATTGCGATTGTTGGGCAAACGGGCTCGGGCAAATCGACGCTTCTTCAGCTTCTCAATCGCTATTGGGATGTGCAGAGCGGTTCGATTGAAATCGCTGGTCAGCCGTTAATGCAATGGAATGAAAGCCAGCTTCGTCAAGCCTTGAGCGTCGTGAGTCAGCGGGTTGACATTTTAAATGGTAGCTTGCGTGATAACCTCTTGATGGCCTCTCCGGATGCCAGTGACGAGACCATCAGCCAAGTACTAAATAAAGTGGGACTTGACAACCTACTCGAGCACGACGGCTTAAATGCGTGGCTCGGAGACGGTGGTCGCCAGCTTTCCGGTGGTGAGAAGCGCCGTATTGGCATCGCTCGCGCCTTGCTGCACGATGCGCCGATCTTACTGCTCGACGAACCAACGGAAGGCTTGGATAAGCAAACCGAGCAGCAGATCATGCAGTTGTTCGCCAGCCATTTTGCTGGCAAAACCGTCGTTTTCATTACGCACCGTTTAGTCAACTTAGACCAGATGGACAGCATCTGTTTGATTGAACAGGGCGAAGTGGTAGAACACGGTAGCCATCGTGAGTTACTGGCCAAGCAAGGCCGCTACTATCAACTGGCGCAATCTCTTTAA
- the serC gene encoding 3-phosphoserine/phosphohydroxythreonine transaminase, translated as MEQNTDIVFNFSAGPAALPKPVMQQAQQELLDWQGLGTSVMEISHRSKEFVAVAEQSERDLRDLLNIPDNYKVLFCQGGARAQFAAVPLNLLGDAQTATYIDAGYWAQSAVEEAKKYCEPDVFDAKTSIDGKVAVLPALQWKIHPDAAYVHFCPNETIDGIEINDLPVTDKPIVADMSSTILSREIDVSQYGVIYAGAQKNIGPSGIAIAIVRDDLLGLAKQVLPSVLDYKTLAEQDSMFNTPPTFAWYLSGLVFKWLKAQGGVKAIEQINREKAALLYNYIDQSDFYINNIHPQNRSLMNVPFQMVKPEIDALFLKQADAVGLKSLKGHRVAGGMRASIYNAMPLEGVQALVDFMRKFEQENA; from the coding sequence ATGGAACAAAATACGGATATCGTATTTAACTTTAGTGCTGGTCCCGCAGCACTACCAAAACCGGTTATGCAGCAAGCGCAGCAAGAACTACTTGACTGGCAAGGGCTAGGCACGTCGGTGATGGAAATCAGCCATCGCAGTAAAGAATTTGTCGCGGTGGCGGAACAGTCCGAGCGAGATCTTCGCGATTTGCTCAACATCCCAGATAACTACAAAGTGCTTTTCTGTCAGGGTGGCGCGCGAGCACAATTTGCTGCGGTGCCACTCAATTTGCTGGGTGACGCGCAAACCGCCACTTATATCGACGCTGGCTACTGGGCGCAGAGTGCCGTAGAAGAAGCGAAGAAATATTGTGAGCCGGATGTGTTCGATGCCAAAACCAGCATTGATGGCAAAGTCGCGGTATTGCCTGCTTTGCAGTGGAAAATTCATCCAGACGCTGCTTATGTGCATTTTTGCCCGAATGAAACCATCGATGGCATTGAAATCAATGATCTGCCTGTTACCGATAAACCGATTGTGGCGGACATGTCTTCCACCATTTTGTCTCGTGAAATCGATGTTTCCCAATATGGGGTGATTTACGCTGGTGCGCAGAAAAATATCGGCCCATCTGGTATCGCGATTGCCATCGTCCGTGATGATCTACTTGGTTTGGCGAAACAGGTATTGCCAAGTGTTTTGGATTACAAAACGCTGGCAGAGCAGGATTCGATGTTCAATACACCGCCGACCTTTGCATGGTACTTATCTGGTTTAGTGTTTAAGTGGCTTAAAGCGCAGGGTGGCGTGAAAGCGATTGAGCAGATCAACCGTGAGAAAGCGGCACTGCTGTATAACTACATCGATCAATCGGATTTCTACATCAACAACATTCATCCGCAAAACCGCTCGTTGATGAACGTGCCGTTCCAGATGGTGAAGCCAGAGATAGACGCCTTGTTCCTCAAGCAAGCCGATGCCGTTGGCCTTAAATCGCTTAAAGGTCACCGTGTTGCGGGTGGTATGCGCGCTTCCATTTACAACGCCATGCCACTTGAAGGCGTGCAAGCGCTGGTGGATTTTATGCGCAAATTCGAACAAGAAAACGCTTAA